Proteins encoded within one genomic window of Oryza brachyantha chromosome 7, ObraRS2, whole genome shotgun sequence:
- the LOC102700077 gene encoding putative wall-associated receptor kinase-like 16 encodes MVQPRLDLRGRRRLVLLLSSVAASWMLAAAAAVALPGCQSRCGDVDVPYPFGIGRGCAIHGGFELSCTSAATGAAAGTSKLRLLAAATSSPPPEVTRISERDGKVWVKSTIATQCYNATTGRLESTTASANFSSPFFSLSPVDNKIVVIGCRSLGYMQSDTYAVGCSATCGADKIPANGSCSGAGCCQADVPRGVRSYVSFFNDNYNASAIWRNTPCNYVALMEAAAFRFSTGYLTTTAFADRYAGNLPVVVDWVVSPQKCSEARGGDRISAYACVSSNSECVDGELGYRCRCSKGYGGNPYITGGCTDIDECHDNVTYPCAGICKNTLGSFECSCPKGKHMMQGGYCMVNDRPVWVMPLVGASAGVVILVIFITCSYLFRERHKLHKMKKKYFRQHGGMLLFEEMKSQQGVAFKIFSEEELRQATNKFHEQHILGHGGHGIVYKGVLKGGDVVAIKKCTTIDEQQKKEFGREMLILSQINHRNIVKLLGCCLEVEVPILVYEYIPNGTLFHLIHGDHGCHISLKTRLRIAHESAEALSYLHSCASPPILHGDVKSTNILLGGDYTVKVSDFGASILAPTDEAQFVTLVQGTCGYLDPEYMQTCQLTEKSDVYSFGVVLLELLTRKKAFNLEGPEHEKSLSMWFLSMMKENKLMDILDDQIKNDENIEHLEEIAELAKKCLEMCGEDRPLMKEVVEKIDKLRKVMEHPWEQQNREDLDDLLGEWSAQGIVDTGNFSIEKEVVNGLKLGR; translated from the exons atGGTGCAACCTCGTCTCGAcctccgcggccgccgccgactcgtGCTGCTCCTCTCGTCGGTGGCCGCCAGCTGgatgctcgccgccgccgcggcggtggcgctccCGGGCTGCCAGTCGCGGTGCGGCGACGTGGACGTCCCGTACCCGTTCGGGATCGGCCGGGGCTGCGCGATCCACGGCGGCTTCGAGCTCAGCTGCACGTCGGCCGCCACGGGGGCGGCCGCCGGCACGAGCAAGCTGCGGCTGCTCGCGGCagcgacgtcgtcgccgccgccggaggtgaCGAGGATCTCCGAGCGCGACGGCAAGGTGTGGGTTAAGAGCACCATCGCCACGCAGTGCTACAACGCGACCACGGGCCGTCTCGAGTCCACGACCGCGTCAGCCAACTTCAGCTCCCCGTTCTTCTCCCTCTCGCCTGTCGACAACAAGATCGTTGTCATCGGGTGCAGAAGCCTCGGCTACATGCAGAGTGACACT TACGCCGTCGGCTGCTCAGCGACGTGCGGCGCCGACAAGATCCCGGCGAACGGCTcctgctccggcgccggctgctGCCAGGCGGACGTCCCGAGAGGGGTGCGCAGCTACGTGAGCTTCTTCAACGACAACTACAACGCCTCCGCGATATGGCGGAACACGCCGTGCAACTACGTCGCGCTGATggaggccgccgccttccGCTTCAGCACCGGCTACCTCACCACCACGGCGTTCGCCGACAGGTACGCCGGGAACCTCCCCGTCGTCGTGGACTGGGTGGTCTCGCCCCAGAAATGCAGCGAAGCCAGAGGCGGCGACCGTATCAGTGCGTACGCGTGCGTCAGCAGCAACAGTGAGTGCGTCGACGGCGAACTGGGCTACCGATGCAGGTGCTCCAAGGGATACGGTGGCAACCCGTACATCACGGGTGGATGTACAG ATATTGACGAGTGCCATGATAATGTTACTTATCCATGTGCTGGAATATGCAAAAACACATTGGGGAGTTTTGAATGCTCATGCCCAAAAGGAAAACATATGATGCAGGGTGGTTACTGCATGGTAAATGACAGACCAGTTTGGGTGATGCCTCTTGTTG GTGCTAGTGCTGGAGTTGTCATCCTTGTGATTTTCATCACTTGTTCGTACTTATTTCGAGAAAGACATAAGCTgcataaaatgaaaaagaagtaCTTTCGACAACATGGTGGCATGCTGCTTTTCGAGGAGATGAAATCACAGCAAGGTGTGGCATTCAAAATATTCTCGGAAGAAGAGCTACGACAAGCCACAAACAAGTTTCACGAACAACATATACTTGGTCATGGAGGCCATGGAATAGTCTATAAGGGAGTATTGAAGGGTGGTGATGTAGTAGCTATCAAAAAATGCACGACAATTGATGAGCAACAGAAGAAAGAATTTGGCAGGGAGATGTTAATCCTTTCCCAGATAAATCATAGGAATATTGTTAAGCTACTAGGTTGTTGCCTCGAAGTTGAAGTCCCAATTCTGGTCTATGAATATATTCCAAATGGCACATTGTTCCATCTCATCCATGGCGACCATGGCTGTCATATTTCTTTGAAGACTCGTCTACGGATCGCTCATGAGTCTGCTGAGGCACTTTCCTACCTCCATTCATGTGCATCCCCACCAATCCTTCATGGCGACGTGAAGTCCACCAACATCCTCCTAGGTGGTGATTACACGGTGAAAGTTTCTGATTTTGGTGCTTCAATACTTGCTCCGACCGATGAAGCACAGTTTGTCACACTCGTTCAAGGAACTTGTGGTTATCTTGACCCAGAATATATGCAGACATGCCAATTAACAGAAAAAAGTGATGTATATAGCTTCGGTGTCGTTCTTTTGGAGTTGCTCACTCGCAAGAAGGCTTTCAACCTCGAAGGTCCGGAACATGAGAAGAGTTTGTCGATGTGGTTTCTGTCCATGatgaaggaaaacaaacttatGGACATCTTGGATGATCAAATTAAGAATGACGAAAATATAGAGCATCTTGAAGAGATCGCAGAGTTAGCAAAAAAGTGCCTGGAGATGTGTGGTGAGGATAGGCCATTAATGAAGGAAGTTGTAGAGAAGATTGACAAGTTGAGAAAGGTCATGGAACATCCATGGGAGCAACAGAATCGTGAAGATTTAGATGATTTGCTCGGGGAGTGGTCGGCACAAGGGATTGTGGATACTGGGAACTTCAGCATTGAGAAGGAAGTTGTTAATGGCTTAAAATTAGGGCGTTAG
- the LOC102717263 gene encoding putative pentatricopeptide repeat-containing protein At3g23330: MRPLPPAVAARLAGVLADPGGVPLPVFNSLLSALASSHAHLPLHLFRRLLLLPRRRPDAFTLSSLAASLLPPHAPTTFSSPSPAAAAVGCLHAFALRTGLLRADPVLANSFLLLYLRAPGPGPGLARRLFDEMPARTASTYNTLISHSPPGADVWPVVRRMVADGCAPDRFTVSAILPVCASTCQGRELHCFALKCGMCGVGDFHVGSGLVSMYFRVGLPWLARRVFDGMDYRNVVSWTAMVGGYTESGMFEDAVDVFRAMWVIGGVLPNRIALISVLPAIEFLANLPAGKQVHCFAVRMELSGEVSLNNALVDMYGKCGALWYARRIFNDGNWCKDVISWCSMIQGYGLHGDGEEAVALFDQMRTSGVMPDSMIGLGVLSACSRAGLVFKGLEIYHSLVKDCGVHPTEEMSACIVDLLGRSGLIKHALVFIKSMTVEPGPSVWGALLDASVIHNNKEVQDLACRYLLRLEEGNPSNLVSVSNLHAFEGSWNIVEEVRAKIKQEALKKTPGFSWISPT, translated from the coding sequence ATGCGGCCTCTCCcgccggccgtggcggcgcgcCTGGCcggcgtcctcgccgacccAGGCGGCGTCCCGCTCCCGGTCTTCAACTCCCTCCTCTCCGCGCTCGCCTCCTCCCACGCCCACCTCCCGCTCCACCtcttccgccgcctcctcctcctcccgcgccgccgccccgacgcCTTCacgctctcctctctcgccgcctctctcctcccgcccCACGCTCCCACCActttctcctccccctcccccgccgccgccgccgtcgggtgCCTCCACGCCTTCGCCCTCCgcaccggcctcctccgcgccgacccCGTCCTCGCGAACTCCTTCCTCCTGCTCTACCTCCGCGCGCCCGGCCCAGGGCCCGGCCTCGCGCGGCGgctgttcgacgaaatgcccGCGCGCACCGCGTCCACCTACAACACCCTCATCTCGCACTCGCCCCCAggcgccgacgtctggcccgTTGTGCGGCGTATGGTCGCGGACGGGTGCGCGCCGGACCGGTTCACCGTCTCGGCCATTCTGCCCGTGTGCGCGTCCACGTGCCAGGGCAGGGAGCTGCATTGCTTCGCTCTCAAGTGTGGGATGTGCGGAGTGGGTGATTTCCATGTCGGCAGCGGCCTTGTGTCAATGTACTTCAGGGTTGGCCTGCCATGGCTTGCACGGCGGGTTTTCGATGGAATGGATTACAGGAACGTGGTTTCTTGGACTGCCATGGTGGGAGGGTACACGGAGAGCGGGATGTTTGAGGATGCGGTGGATGTTTTCCGGGCAATGTGGGTGATTGGTGGTGTTCTGCCGAACAGGATTGCGTTGATTAGTGTGCTCCCAGCTATTGAGTTCCTTGCAAATTTGCCAGCGGGGAAGCAGGTGCATTGTTTTGCAGTCAGGATGGAGCTGTCTGGGGAAGTATCCCTGAACAATGCTTTGGTTGATATGTATGGGAAATGTGGGGCCCTGTGGTATGCACGGCGGATCTTTAATGATGGTAATTGGTGCAAAGATGTGATCTCATGGTGTTCGATGATTCAGGGTTATGGCCTTCATGGAGATGGCGAAGAAGCAGTTGCCTTGTTTGATCAGATGCGTACTTCTGGGGTTATGCCAGACAGCATGATTGGCTTGGGTGTGCTTTCAGCATGTTCTAGGGCGGGTTTGGTATTCAAGGGCCTTGAGATATACCACTCTCTGGTGAAGGATTGTGGTGTTCATCCAACTGAGGAGATGTCTGCATGCATAGTTGATTTACTTGGTCGATCAGGGCTGATTAAACATGCCTTGGTCTTTATAAAGTCCATGACTGTAGAACCAGGCCCTAGTGTCTGGGGAGCACTTCTGGATGCCTCCGTTATTCACAATAACAAAGAAGTTCAAGATTTGGCCTGCAGATACCTTCTTAGATTGGAAGAAGGGAACCCATCTAATCTTGTCTCAGTATCTAATCTGCATGCCTTTGAGGGAAGCTGGAATATTGTTGAAGAAGTGAGAGCTAAGATTAAACAGGAGGCACTGAAGAAGACACCTGGTTTTAGTTGGATAAGTCCAACATAG